From the Brevibacillus choshinensis genome, one window contains:
- a CDS encoding ABC transporter ATP-binding protein, with translation MSEAMIHITNIKKHFYITDGFLFNKRKIAIKAVDDVSLTVQKGEIVGIVGESGSGKTTLARIILGLIKQTDGSVTINGTDMNRIGRNALKKMRRDIAVVFQDPASNLNPRITVEESIMRPMRIYGVPLKEAKTRAREVMEKVKLDACYLESYPHQLSGGQLQRIAVARALAVRPKIMILDEPTSALDISVQAQVLNLLLDLQEEYGLTYLVISHDLNVIRYVSDKIAVMYLGKIVEYGPAEEVFLHPKHPYTVGLMAAVPIMNPRLRGRKVPLLGGETGSLIDIKPGCSLVSRCIHVTEACRKISPALIEISNGHLAACHLYNEK, from the coding sequence ATGAGCGAAGCAATGATTCATATTACAAACATAAAAAAACATTTTTATATCACAGATGGTTTCTTGTTTAACAAACGTAAAATTGCTATTAAAGCAGTTGACGATGTTAGTCTGACCGTTCAAAAGGGCGAAATTGTCGGTATTGTAGGCGAATCAGGTTCAGGAAAAACTACACTTGCTCGAATCATACTTGGACTAATCAAGCAAACAGATGGCTCTGTGACTATAAATGGTACGGATATGAATCGTATCGGCAGAAACGCATTAAAAAAAATGCGGCGTGATATTGCGGTAGTTTTTCAGGACCCGGCCTCTAATCTCAATCCTCGCATCACGGTTGAGGAATCTATTATGCGCCCAATGCGAATTTATGGTGTGCCGCTAAAGGAAGCGAAAACACGAGCCCGTGAAGTAATGGAGAAAGTAAAACTGGATGCTTGTTATCTGGAAAGCTACCCGCACCAGCTTTCCGGCGGGCAACTTCAGCGCATTGCAGTAGCACGCGCGTTGGCGGTTCGTCCCAAAATCATGATATTGGACGAGCCAACCAGCGCACTTGATATATCTGTTCAGGCTCAGGTACTCAACCTGTTGCTTGATTTGCAGGAGGAGTATGGATTGACCTATTTGGTTATCAGCCATGACCTCAATGTTATTCGCTATGTAAGCGATAAAATTGCCGTAATGTATCTAGGCAAAATTGTTGAATACGGGCCTGCCGAGGAAGTGTTTTTACATCCAAAACACCCTTATACTGTTGGACTCATGGCAGCAGTGCCCATTATGAATCCAAGGCTGCGGGGCAGAAAAGTACCTTTGCTGGGGGGAGAGACTGGAAGTCTTATTGATATCAAGCCTGGTTGCAGTTTGGTATCGCGATGCATTCATGTCACGGAGGCTTGCAGAAAAATCTCGCCTGCACTTATCGAAATCTCAAATGGCCATTTAGCTGCATGCCATTTATACAATGAAAAATAA
- a CDS encoding serine hydrolase domain-containing protein, translating into MQNSIYKMMHSYTKEAYERGFFNGCILLAHKNDILFETALGIANMAKKTELNLDSVFELASVSKQFTASAIILLNDKGVLSLNDDLEKYFPGIPYKGRTIKNLLNHTTGIPDYEKWVIKQAEQTGTIPKNDVIEKFLIESNLPEEFAVGTKWSYSNTGYAALALIIEKASGMPFGTFLEKEFFQPAKMSSTCVYHRRLNGDTIPNYAYGYIFENGEYILPDDSQSSQFVIPLDGIEGDGIVNSNLHDMLKWSLVLKEGKIISHASQQEMYTPTYVNGESVPYGYGWRLFNNEKAGYGVRHAGGWPGYHTHFIRYIDKEMTLVLLMNLSGDIWGRRTFLEGVESIVEGRMPQPITPTDELIDLDFDKSKYLALCGNYEGDISVSLKENSLFASFNTREQTETHEILPAKYGRFITRTGFSFKFGGSMITLTNAGGGESKHKKIED; encoded by the coding sequence ATGCAAAATTCAATATACAAAATGATGCATAGCTATACGAAGGAAGCGTATGAACGTGGCTTTTTCAACGGGTGTATATTGCTTGCGCACAAGAATGACATCCTTTTTGAAACAGCACTTGGAATTGCCAATATGGCAAAAAAAACAGAACTTAATCTGGATAGCGTATTTGAACTAGCATCTGTGAGCAAGCAGTTTACAGCTTCTGCAATCATATTGCTTAACGATAAAGGGGTTCTTTCCTTAAACGATGACTTGGAAAAATATTTTCCCGGGATCCCGTATAAAGGACGAACAATAAAGAATCTACTTAACCACACTACAGGAATCCCTGACTACGAGAAGTGGGTAATCAAGCAAGCTGAGCAGACGGGAACAATACCCAAAAATGATGTTATCGAAAAATTTCTTATTGAATCCAATCTTCCAGAAGAATTTGCAGTAGGTACCAAATGGAGTTATTCAAATACAGGCTATGCTGCTTTGGCTTTGATAATAGAGAAGGCATCAGGCATGCCATTTGGTACTTTTTTAGAAAAAGAGTTTTTTCAACCGGCAAAAATGAGTAGCACCTGCGTCTACCACAGGCGTTTGAACGGAGATACCATTCCTAATTATGCGTACGGCTATATTTTCGAAAATGGTGAATATATACTGCCGGATGACTCACAGAGCAGCCAGTTTGTCATTCCCTTGGATGGGATTGAAGGAGATGGCATCGTCAACTCAAATCTCCATGACATGCTAAAGTGGAGTCTTGTATTGAAGGAAGGAAAGATTATCTCACATGCCAGCCAGCAGGAGATGTATACTCCAACATATGTAAATGGGGAATCGGTGCCCTACGGGTATGGTTGGAGGTTATTTAATAATGAAAAAGCTGGGTATGGTGTGCGTCATGCAGGCGGATGGCCGGGATATCACACTCATTTTATCCGTTATATTGACAAGGAAATGACTTTGGTTCTGTTGATGAATTTGAGTGGGGATATATGGGGGAGACGTACATTCCTTGAAGGCGTTGAGTCTATAGTTGAAGGTCGGATGCCACAACCAATAACACCAACCGATGAACTTATTGATCTAGATTTTGATAAGTCAAAATACCTGGCTCTGTGTGGGAACTATGAGGGGGACATTTCAGTAAGTTTGAAGGAAAACAGCTTATTTGCTTCTTTCAATACGAGGGAACAAACCGAGACACACGAAATTTTGCCTGCGAAATACGGACGGTTTATTACTCGCACAGGCTTTAGTTTTAAATTCGGGGGCTCAATGATTACTTTAACAAATGCTGGGGGAGGCGAGTCCAAACATAAAAAGATTGAGGATTAA
- a CDS encoding ABC transporter ATP-binding protein, translated as METLLKIKNLKIDYAVRGGTLSAVNNVSLDIKPKEIFAFLGESGCGKSTLSLAIMRLLMDRNTSVSGEIEFKGTNLLTLSNHEMNSVRGRQIGMIFQNPLDSLNPVYRSGTQVYEALTLDKVTRQQAWSKVLQLYQDVKIPDAERRMKSFPNEMSGGMRQRVMIAMMLSRNPELLIADEPTTALDVTTEAQILNIMRSLRDQYGTAILVITHNLGIVAEIADRVGVMYAGELVEMGDVNTIFENPLHPYTKALMKALPRQSKNVGRISTIEGTVPRIIGEYNGCRFANRCPFAVDICGSKTPTMREITTGHFVSCHREEIL; from the coding sequence ATGGAAACACTTTTGAAAATTAAAAATCTTAAAATAGACTATGCCGTACGTGGAGGTACGTTGTCTGCAGTAAATAATGTGAGTCTCGATATCAAACCAAAAGAAATTTTTGCGTTTCTCGGCGAATCAGGTTGCGGTAAATCGACTCTTTCATTAGCAATAATGCGTTTGCTTATGGATCGCAACACATCGGTTTCTGGAGAAATCGAATTCAAAGGAACAAACCTTTTAACACTTTCAAACCATGAGATGAATTCGGTGCGGGGACGACAAATCGGAATGATCTTCCAAAACCCACTTGATTCACTTAATCCGGTTTACCGCTCAGGCACACAGGTATATGAAGCCTTAACGCTTGACAAGGTTACTCGTCAGCAGGCATGGTCAAAAGTACTTCAGCTCTACCAAGATGTTAAGATTCCCGATGCTGAGCGCCGCATGAAAAGCTTTCCGAATGAGATGTCAGGAGGCATGCGTCAGAGAGTGATGATAGCAATGATGCTGTCACGCAACCCGGAACTATTAATAGCCGATGAACCCACAACGGCACTCGATGTAACTACCGAGGCTCAGATACTCAATATTATGCGCTCGCTACGAGATCAGTACGGTACGGCAATCCTTGTTATCACTCACAATTTAGGGATTGTCGCGGAAATCGCTGACCGTGTGGGAGTAATGTATGCTGGTGAACTTGTTGAAATGGGGGATGTCAACACTATATTTGAAAATCCTTTGCATCCTTATACGAAGGCATTAATGAAAGCACTACCACGTCAATCAAAGAACGTTGGCCGTATTTCAACGATTGAAGGTACTGTCCCACGCATAATCGGAGAATATAACGGTTGCCGGTTTGCAAATCGTTGCCCTTTTGCAGTAGATATCTGCGGTTCAAAGACACCGACTATGCGTGAAATTACTACCGGGCACTTTGTCAGCTGCCATAGAGAGGAAATACTATGA
- a CDS encoding ABC transporter substrate-binding protein, whose translation MKSKHIFSMVLVLVLIFSLVTGCNKADNNDEQEKTAAVPRSIVISSPEWQGADTAQITATYSSQNLIADPLLNYETDGSLTSNVAKSYNVSPDGLTVTIEMPDDLKFHDGTSVTPNDVKFSFEYFIKVSPFADDFAAVKSVEVSGNNVIVSLSTPSTTLLFNLGSNIFPILKEADSNGKTKEQLLWGTTVYGAFYVDEYVAGDHVTLKKNPYYKTYNQHVINKGAMNVETITVRFIKDTFANVQGMLSGEIANVEGLSADVKTQLADNPDIVTDWESQPSVARFEMNNDFELFKDPDIRLAMMLLIDREKTKVYSNGNYEPVYSYSVSGMTDYSSSAEEYFKAKYVNDAKRALQILSDKGWNDSDGDGFLDRNGKKFEFTVSLNNNAMKNLAECLQIVFKEKGIKMNLNYMDTGAFRNLFKSDTHEAAISLFQWGDTAGTLPYIVKDKNIFDSKAYDEILQEAITTADKEKRMAGYTKAQQMLMDSRCNLPLVRVNSLLVYNQKSLPNFKVINNIPYFNDVR comes from the coding sequence ATGAAAAGTAAACATATTTTTAGTATGGTTTTGGTCCTTGTGTTAATTTTTAGTTTAGTTACTGGTTGCAATAAAGCTGACAATAATGATGAGCAAGAAAAGACAGCTGCAGTACCGCGGTCAATCGTGATTTCTTCTCCTGAATGGCAAGGTGCAGATACAGCTCAAATAACTGCAACTTATTCTTCTCAAAATTTAATTGCCGATCCACTGCTCAATTATGAAACGGATGGATCCCTGACCTCGAACGTTGCAAAATCTTATAATGTCAGTCCGGACGGCCTAACTGTTACGATTGAGATGCCTGATGACCTCAAGTTTCATGATGGTACATCTGTTACACCGAATGATGTGAAATTTTCTTTTGAATATTTTATAAAAGTAAGTCCCTTTGCTGATGATTTTGCAGCAGTCAAATCTGTCGAAGTCAGCGGTAATAATGTGATTGTTTCTCTAAGCACGCCTTCGACAACACTTTTGTTTAATCTAGGGTCGAACATCTTTCCTATTTTAAAAGAAGCTGATAGTAACGGCAAGACAAAGGAACAATTACTGTGGGGCACTACTGTTTATGGCGCATTCTATGTTGATGAATATGTCGCCGGTGATCACGTAACATTGAAGAAGAATCCTTATTATAAAACATACAATCAACATGTTATCAATAAAGGTGCAATGAATGTTGAAACAATCACTGTGCGTTTTATTAAAGACACGTTTGCAAATGTGCAAGGTATGTTATCTGGAGAAATTGCAAATGTGGAAGGACTCTCGGCCGACGTAAAGACTCAGTTGGCAGATAATCCGGATATCGTTACTGATTGGGAATCACAACCTAGTGTAGCACGCTTCGAAATGAATAACGATTTTGAGCTTTTCAAGGATCCCGATATCAGACTGGCAATGATGCTTTTGATTGACCGCGAAAAAACAAAAGTATATTCCAATGGAAACTACGAACCAGTTTATTCTTATAGTGTAAGCGGAATGACAGATTATAGTTCTTCGGCTGAAGAGTATTTTAAGGCAAAATACGTTAATGACGCCAAACGTGCTTTGCAGATTCTTTCGGACAAAGGCTGGAATGATAGCGATGGAGACGGTTTTTTGGATCGCAACGGCAAAAAGTTTGAATTTACTGTATCGCTCAACAATAATGCTATGAAAAATCTTGCTGAATGCCTCCAAATTGTATTTAAAGAAAAAGGCATAAAGATGAATCTCAACTATATGGATACTGGGGCATTTAGGAATTTGTTTAAAAGCGACACGCATGAAGCAGCTATCAGTTTGTTTCAATGGGGTGACACAGCAGGTACGCTTCCCTATATTGTAAAGGACAAGAACATATTTGACTCTAAAGCGTACGATGAAATTCTTCAAGAGGCTATCACTACGGCAGATAAAGAAAAGCGTATGGCAGGCTATACAAAGGCTCAACAGATGCTCATGGATTCAAGATGCAATCTTCCGCTTGTTCGTGTAAATTCGTTGCTTGTATACAATCAAAAGAGTTTACCTAATTTTAAAGTAATTAATAACATTCCATATTTTAACGACGTACGTTAG
- a CDS encoding ABC transporter permease: MDKIKFLKNKAKYSNLIIGSSMILLLLLVAIFANVIAPYRYDDSMMNERLQEPSIHHLLGTDFYGRDVFSRILYGARIALQIALQSVGIQLVIGVTIGLLCGYFGGWIDRILSFIMDITWAMPPLIIAFAVVSVLGQSLNNAIIAIAVVSWAQYARIVRAKTMSIKNMAFLETGIAFGESTPALLLRYILPNVVPAMVVIASISIPSAIMSTTALSFLGLGAQSPSPDWGLALSDSVRHLTMAPWLGIAPGLALVYTTLGFSMLGEGLRDLIDPRLRSL; the protein is encoded by the coding sequence ATGGATAAGATAAAATTCTTAAAAAATAAAGCGAAATATTCTAATTTAATTATCGGTAGTAGTATGATTTTATTGCTTTTACTTGTAGCTATCTTTGCTAATGTTATAGCACCTTATCGATACGATGATTCAATGATGAACGAAAGGCTTCAAGAGCCAAGTATACATCATTTATTAGGTACCGATTTCTATGGGCGGGATGTATTCAGTCGTATTTTGTATGGAGCACGCATCGCATTGCAGATTGCGCTACAATCGGTCGGCATACAGCTTGTAATAGGCGTTACAATCGGTTTGTTGTGCGGCTATTTTGGAGGATGGATCGATCGCATTTTATCATTCATTATGGATATTACCTGGGCGATGCCGCCGCTTATTATAGCATTTGCGGTTGTTTCGGTACTTGGGCAAAGTCTTAACAATGCTATTATAGCGATCGCAGTAGTAAGCTGGGCTCAGTATGCCCGTATTGTACGTGCAAAGACAATGTCAATAAAAAACATGGCATTTTTGGAGACAGGCATTGCTTTTGGCGAGAGCACGCCAGCTCTACTTTTACGCTATATATTGCCAAACGTTGTTCCAGCTATGGTAGTGATTGCGTCAATATCAATACCAAGCGCTATAATGTCAACAACTGCCCTTAGCTTTCTTGGCTTAGGGGCTCAATCACCGTCACCAGATTGGGGACTTGCTTTAAGTGATAGTGTCCGGCATTTGACGATGGCACCATGGCTAGGCATAGCACCTGGTCTAGCACTTGTTTATACGACCCTTGGTTTTTCAATGCTTGGGGAAGGGCTGCGTGATCTGATTGACCCGCGTTTACGATCGCTATAA
- a CDS encoding ABC transporter permease, which yields MGAYSFKRLIQGLLLIITVSYLAFALLYIMPGDPIDILTGDRVAPEKKAELRISYGLDKPMYIQYYNWLKKVVSGDFGNSIKTKQPVAEALSQRIPLTLKLIGIATVIQVLISIPLGLIAAYKKDSWVDRLLMTFASFTQVIPNYWLGILLILLFSITLKWLPMNGYSSVNHFILPIISVAFGGAAGLIRLAKTEVLDVFREKYVLTAYAKGLSDKAVILRHVLRNSLILIVTLVFMNIPWIISGAVIIENVFVIPGMGSYLTNAITNQDFPVVQACVLIITVLTVLCNLASDLINGMLDPRIRMEISRGN from the coding sequence ATGGGAGCCTATTCATTCAAACGCCTTATCCAGGGGTTGCTGCTCATAATAACTGTGAGCTACCTAGCATTTGCCTTATTGTATATCATGCCGGGAGATCCGATCGATATTCTTACGGGGGATCGTGTAGCGCCTGAGAAAAAGGCTGAATTACGAATCAGTTATGGCTTGGATAAACCAATGTATATTCAATATTATAATTGGCTGAAGAAGGTGGTTTCTGGCGATTTTGGCAATTCGATAAAGACAAAACAGCCAGTAGCGGAAGCCTTGAGTCAGCGTATTCCGTTGACATTAAAACTGATCGGTATTGCAACCGTCATTCAAGTTCTAATATCAATACCGTTGGGTTTAATAGCCGCATATAAGAAAGACTCATGGGTCGATCGTCTACTTATGACATTTGCAAGTTTTACTCAGGTTATTCCTAATTATTGGCTGGGGATACTACTTATTCTTTTGTTTTCAATAACACTAAAATGGCTGCCGATGAATGGCTATTCAAGTGTAAATCACTTTATCCTGCCTATTATATCCGTTGCATTCGGTGGGGCTGCAGGATTAATTCGATTAGCAAAAACAGAGGTTCTGGATGTTTTTCGTGAGAAATATGTACTGACAGCATATGCAAAAGGATTGTCTGACAAGGCTGTAATTCTTCGCCATGTACTCCGTAATTCATTGATCCTTATTGTTACTTTGGTTTTTATGAATATACCGTGGATCATTTCGGGGGCTGTAATAATCGAGAATGTATTTGTCATTCCGGGAATGGGCAGTTATTTGACAAACGCAATTACAAATCAGGATTTCCCGGTTGTTCAGGCTTGTGTATTGATCATTACCGTATTGACTGTTTTGTGCAATCTTGCAAGTGATCTGATTAACGGGATGTTGGATCCACGAATTCGTATGGAAATTTCGAGAGGTAACTGA